A window from Chitinophaga filiformis encodes these proteins:
- a CDS encoding ankyrin repeat domain-containing protein yields MSLFSKFFKKKEEATPPQEENPLPWIAPEDNPWQVRLLDMRPITETMLSTSKDEQMAQNAVSYNSEDGLVFLEQLPLEEAEIAANLTFPVDGKLYPGVLFIPQVMEHKWAIYFHDNKLIFVRSWMRQVYVTAQTRQENGMLIVESIRGSFGEEKPAHTISILHFLMTGYVRNQVVPAPLPEELKDNTRTAAMWSFSMFGNLAKIGVFDEQFTAPSEEPLRSHTMLHIAVAEGNLDVITSLHQQGYNLNALAGDGLTALQWGLVAEDTLVLEHLLALGAHPDARSAEGATTLMNAVQSKRLDVLQLLIKAGADVNAQDDRGFTALHRAAEMGLLEIAEALLATGADKHIIAQGHTPVSLAAARQEEAMIQLLQ; encoded by the coding sequence ATGTCCCTATTCAGCAAATTTTTCAAAAAGAAAGAAGAAGCCACGCCTCCGCAGGAGGAAAATCCGTTACCATGGATCGCACCAGAAGACAACCCCTGGCAGGTGAGATTATTAGACATGCGGCCTATTACTGAAACAATGCTCTCCACATCGAAAGATGAGCAGATGGCACAGAATGCTGTTTCTTACAATTCTGAAGATGGTCTTGTATTCCTGGAACAGTTACCGCTGGAAGAAGCGGAAATAGCAGCCAATCTTACATTCCCGGTAGATGGGAAATTATATCCCGGCGTGTTGTTTATTCCGCAGGTTATGGAACATAAATGGGCAATTTACTTCCACGACAACAAGCTGATATTTGTAAGAAGCTGGATGCGTCAGGTATATGTGACGGCCCAGACAAGGCAGGAAAACGGTATGCTCATTGTGGAAAGCATCCGCGGCAGCTTTGGCGAGGAAAAGCCTGCACACACTATATCGATCCTGCATTTCCTGATGACAGGCTATGTACGGAACCAAGTCGTACCTGCACCTTTACCGGAAGAGCTGAAAGACAACACACGAACAGCGGCAATGTGGAGCTTCTCTATGTTCGGTAACCTGGCCAAGATCGGTGTATTTGATGAGCAATTTACAGCGCCATCTGAAGAACCGCTGCGTTCCCATACAATGCTGCATATTGCGGTTGCAGAAGGTAACCTGGATGTTATCACCAGTCTGCATCAGCAAGGTTATAACCTGAATGCACTTGCCGGCGATGGCCTGACTGCGCTGCAATGGGGATTGGTGGCAGAAGATACCCTTGTGCTGGAACACTTACTGGCATTAGGCGCTCATCCTGATGCACGTTCTGCAGAAGGCGCCACTACCCTGATGAATGCTGTACAATCCAAAAGGCTGGATGTATTGCAACTACTGATAAAAGCAGGTGCAGATGTGAATGCGCAGGATGACCGTGGATTTACCGCCTTACACCGTGCCGCAGAAATGGGCTTGCTGGAAATAGCGGAAGCGCTGCTGGCAACAGGTGCAGACAAGCACATCATTGCACAGGGCCACACGCCGGTTTCACTGGCAGCAGCACGCCAGGAGGAAGCAATGATACAGCTATTACAATAG
- a CDS encoding serine hydrolase domain-containing protein gives MHKLLFIILLSPYLAFCQEPANTVYPDSSWQFATDASAAGWNKDALNNLKRFIIDSSDATGMLVIQSGKILFDYGDVKETSYLASCRKSLLSVLYGPFVANKRIDLSTTMERLQIDDVGGLLPIEKKATIRDLLTARSGVYHPASNEGDASAMAPKRGSVKPGSFWLYNNWDFNVAGYILEQQTGRTIYQLIDSILARPLQMQDWNIKEQRKTGDTTRSKYLAYHMWFSTRDMARIGYLMLRNGKWKDQQIIPADWVKLTTSIVTPYKEAVAAKTAYFHFGYGYLWWIWDAPYSNDLYEGAYSATGAYGQFITVLPKLDLVVAFKTKYEYGRQVPTDLYLKILDRLIAAKR, from the coding sequence ATGCATAAACTGCTGTTCATCATCCTTCTTTCACCATATTTAGCTTTTTGCCAGGAACCTGCTAATACTGTTTATCCGGATAGCAGCTGGCAGTTCGCAACTGATGCATCCGCAGCAGGATGGAACAAAGATGCCCTTAACAACCTTAAACGCTTCATTATAGACAGCAGCGATGCAACGGGCATGCTGGTAATACAATCCGGGAAAATACTATTTGATTATGGCGATGTTAAGGAAACCAGCTATCTGGCGTCATGCAGGAAAAGCCTGCTCTCTGTATTGTACGGACCCTTTGTAGCGAATAAGAGAATAGATCTTTCCACCACAATGGAACGATTACAGATTGACGATGTTGGTGGCTTGTTACCAATAGAAAAGAAAGCTACTATCAGAGATCTGCTCACGGCACGTTCCGGCGTTTATCATCCGGCGAGCAATGAGGGTGACGCCTCTGCCATGGCGCCCAAAAGAGGTAGCGTTAAACCAGGCAGTTTCTGGCTATACAACAACTGGGATTTCAACGTTGCCGGCTACATCCTGGAACAACAAACAGGAAGGACTATTTATCAGCTGATCGACTCTATACTTGCCAGGCCTTTGCAAATGCAGGACTGGAATATAAAAGAGCAACGCAAAACAGGCGATACAACAAGATCAAAATACCTGGCTTATCATATGTGGTTTTCAACAAGGGATATGGCGAGAATAGGCTACCTGATGCTCAGGAATGGCAAATGGAAAGACCAGCAGATAATTCCGGCGGACTGGGTTAAATTAACTACGTCTATCGTCACACCCTATAAAGAGGCAGTAGCAGCAAAAACAGCTTATTTTCATTTTGGATATGGCTATTTGTGGTGGATCTGGGATGCGCCTTACAGTAATGATCTTTATGAAGGCGCTTATTCTGCGACGGGCGCATATGGACAGTTTATCACTGTTCTGCCAAAGCTTGATCTGGTGGTGGCTTTTAAAACAAAATATGAGTACGGCAGGCAGGTTCCTACTGATCTGTACCTGAAGATCCTGGATAGGTTGATTGCTGCAAAAAGATAA
- a CDS encoding PKD domain-containing protein, with translation MPLKTETTLGNVLTFAILWSLLLLTTVAHAQLKADFTPSKTSDCESLITQFIDKSDGNPVSWQWNLGNGFTSTEQSPSAAYTSPGTYNVTLTVKNAAGNTSTVTKTVTVWAKPEPDFSASPASGCMPLTVAFTDKSDPVGGTITAYSWDFGDGVLGTGSNPVHTYKDVLMPTVTLTVTNSNGCTASKKVSKIVEVAAALKVNFTVSDNLVCSTPGAITVNNTTTGPGNLTYQWDFGDGATASGANPGPHNYTTKGVYKIKLTVTSDKGCTDTKTSEDIKVATFTSDFRVPASLCDNSSATFIPLNTPQADKVTWSVDKGSITANGVYTPAGTGPVKVTMTATYDKCQETITKDVTVTAAPQADFTTNIKPICDAPVTVNLINRSQGANSWSWDFGNGQTSTQQNPVVTYSNLGTFNIKLTATSASGCAATATQSIDLVKPRVDINASVPTGCEGISTRFTSYITPGDSIISYEWDFGDGSPKSTEATPTHTYDKEGKYAASLSYTTRNGCKGTVSFQSDNAIRIYKKPKPDFTSPEAPTICGNNTVHFEATTDVGNKWTWDYGDNSGDVSSSKSTTHSYKRPGTFTVSLSVSNYTCSSEKVTKVGYITAVNPFSRFTMQPVDCNNRTEMTFNDKSIGTVTSWKWSWGDGKEDAYTTKTSTIKHKYAQTGTYKVKLTVSDGSCTSSDSMMVQVYAPSPVTITADKATLCGSDTLKASVTAINKDIYGLNVWSYRWTSSDSTPAETSNYQNAVFHNLLPGTDTIRFVAYNLQGCPDTSNRIVANVHGPVAKFLVPPPECRTTELTFTDRTNTSKGKPITKWSWDFGDSSAAQVFTAAPFKHTYNQSGYFYPKMTVTDQDGCTSTASGPRVQVNGPNADFAPSALLIPPGGNVQFYNYTTETGGTATYHWDFGDGTSSADKSPVKNYPKRGVYTVTLFVRDNNGCSDSAQAQIKVSTISASFTVTTSFVNNSECPPVIAKFTNTSMHYKSSFWYFGDGSFSTIDNPSHTYTNAGKYKVRLKVIGEAGNEDIYEQELEVKGPYGTIKTSSNGGCLTKDIEFKVSAIAAYHFTWDFTDGIVSETGDSVIKHTFKNPGIYQPRLILSDSAGCKGAAFLTDPIVIDKLEVEMTPSPKFVCDEGWVSFAPTFNSFSIDSLKKQAKYKWTYEPGVRAEDDTTANARFYVNKAQDYNFTLTTTTAYGCTQSVTEKVTVYPKPDVTISGPAQACQDAPVSFSGNVTKTPDVIWNWTFGNGNTATVRQPDDQTFSKTGPADVYLIATSSSGCTDTAYHTINIMPKPVANATAASEVVCLGAGTTLNATGGVTYEWWPAESLNNPKSASPLASPSVNTTYQVAVTDANGCKDTGDVSISVALPFRVLATPDTAICQGQTVPLRASGADRYVWKGQFLDDANSPNPNVTIAAAGTYTYEVTGYDDEGCFTHDTSLVITVNPAPTIDAGPDRTVTAGRPITLRTQASPDVVKWNWSPAEYLSCTTCAVPEALPNLSTTYRVEVENRFGCKATDEVAFKITCNEGAIFLPTAFSPNRDGQNEWFYPKGRGVKEVVYMRVYDRWGSLVFERMHFQINTANAGWDGTWKNQVAPIGSYVYAIETLCEEGGKFMFTGTVTIVR, from the coding sequence ATGCCCCTAAAAACCGAAACAACTTTAGGCAATGTCCTCACATTTGCTATACTCTGGAGCCTACTCTTGCTGACTACTGTTGCACACGCACAATTGAAAGCAGATTTCACTCCGAGTAAGACAAGTGATTGTGAAAGTCTTATCACACAATTCATTGATAAGTCTGACGGTAATCCTGTTTCCTGGCAATGGAACCTGGGTAATGGCTTCACATCTACAGAGCAAAGCCCCAGCGCCGCTTATACTTCTCCCGGCACTTACAATGTAACGCTGACAGTAAAAAATGCTGCAGGCAATACCAGCACTGTAACCAAAACTGTTACCGTCTGGGCCAAACCTGAACCGGATTTCAGTGCCAGCCCCGCCAGTGGTTGTATGCCGCTTACTGTTGCTTTCACCGATAAATCAGATCCTGTAGGAGGTACCATCACTGCCTACAGCTGGGATTTCGGGGACGGCGTTCTCGGCACAGGCAGCAATCCGGTGCATACCTACAAAGATGTATTGATGCCTACCGTAACGCTTACTGTTACCAATAGCAATGGATGTACTGCCTCAAAAAAGGTCAGTAAAATTGTAGAGGTGGCAGCCGCATTGAAGGTCAACTTCACCGTATCTGACAACCTGGTGTGTAGTACTCCCGGTGCAATAACTGTTAATAACACCACCACCGGCCCCGGCAATCTTACCTACCAGTGGGACTTTGGCGATGGCGCTACTGCCTCCGGAGCGAACCCTGGTCCGCACAACTATACTACAAAAGGGGTTTACAAGATAAAGCTCACTGTTACCAGCGACAAGGGATGTACTGATACCAAGACCTCCGAAGATATCAAGGTAGCTACTTTTACATCAGACTTCCGCGTGCCGGCCTCTCTTTGTGATAACAGTTCTGCTACCTTTATCCCACTCAACACACCACAGGCCGATAAGGTTACCTGGAGTGTTGATAAAGGCAGCATCACCGCGAATGGTGTTTATACGCCGGCGGGCACAGGTCCTGTAAAGGTGACTATGACGGCAACTTACGATAAATGCCAGGAGACGATAACAAAAGACGTGACGGTGACCGCTGCTCCGCAGGCAGACTTTACGACCAATATAAAACCCATCTGCGATGCCCCGGTTACTGTGAACCTGATCAATAGATCGCAGGGCGCTAACAGCTGGAGCTGGGACTTTGGCAACGGACAAACATCCACCCAACAAAACCCTGTTGTAACCTACAGCAACCTGGGAACTTTCAATATCAAACTTACCGCTACCAGTGCATCAGGTTGCGCTGCTACAGCAACACAAAGTATAGATCTGGTAAAACCACGGGTGGATATCAATGCCAGCGTGCCTACCGGTTGTGAAGGGATTTCTACCAGGTTCACCAGCTACATCACGCCGGGCGATTCTATTATAAGTTATGAATGGGATTTCGGCGACGGCAGCCCCAAATCGACAGAGGCGACTCCCACACATACCTACGACAAGGAAGGAAAATACGCCGCATCACTGAGTTATACCACCAGGAATGGCTGTAAAGGCACGGTAAGTTTTCAGTCGGATAATGCCATCCGTATTTATAAAAAGCCAAAACCAGATTTCACATCGCCGGAAGCGCCCACAATCTGCGGTAACAACACGGTACATTTTGAGGCGACGACAGATGTTGGTAACAAATGGACATGGGATTATGGAGATAATTCAGGAGATGTAAGCAGCTCAAAAAGTACTACACACAGCTACAAGCGACCAGGCACCTTTACGGTGTCGCTGAGCGTTTCCAACTACACCTGCAGCAGCGAAAAAGTTACAAAGGTTGGTTATATCACCGCAGTAAATCCTTTTTCACGCTTTACCATGCAGCCGGTCGACTGTAATAACAGAACAGAGATGACCTTCAATGACAAGTCCATCGGCACTGTTACCAGCTGGAAATGGAGCTGGGGCGATGGAAAGGAAGATGCCTACACGACCAAAACAAGCACCATCAAACACAAATACGCCCAAACCGGCACCTACAAAGTGAAGTTAACTGTCTCCGACGGGTCCTGTACCAGCTCCGACTCTATGATGGTCCAGGTTTATGCACCCTCACCTGTTACTATCACCGCAGATAAAGCAACCCTGTGTGGCAGCGATACGCTCAAGGCAAGTGTAACGGCTATCAATAAAGATATCTATGGCTTAAATGTATGGTCCTACAGATGGACCTCTTCAGACAGTACTCCTGCCGAGACCAGCAATTACCAGAACGCCGTTTTCCATAACCTGCTGCCGGGTACCGACACCATCCGCTTTGTAGCGTATAACCTGCAGGGATGCCCCGATACCAGCAACAGGATCGTTGCGAATGTACATGGACCGGTGGCAAAATTCCTTGTTCCTCCCCCTGAATGCCGGACTACGGAACTGACATTTACCGACAGGACAAATACCTCCAAAGGCAAGCCTATAACCAAATGGTCATGGGATTTTGGCGACAGCAGCGCTGCACAGGTATTTACTGCTGCTCCTTTCAAACATACCTATAACCAGTCGGGGTACTTCTATCCTAAAATGACCGTCACAGACCAGGATGGCTGTACCAGCACTGCCTCCGGCCCCAGAGTACAGGTGAATGGCCCCAACGCAGACTTTGCCCCAAGCGCCTTACTGATACCACCGGGCGGAAATGTGCAATTCTATAATTATACGACCGAAACCGGCGGTACTGCTACCTACCATTGGGACTTCGGAGACGGTACCAGCTCCGCAGATAAGAGCCCTGTGAAGAACTATCCGAAAAGAGGCGTATATACAGTGACGCTGTTTGTAAGGGATAATAATGGTTGTAGCGACAGCGCCCAGGCACAGATCAAGGTCTCTACCATTAGTGCCAGCTTTACTGTTACTACTTCTTTCGTAAATAATAGTGAATGCCCTCCGGTGATCGCCAAATTCACCAATACGTCTATGCACTATAAGAGCTCGTTCTGGTATTTTGGCGATGGCAGCTTTTCAACTATCGATAACCCATCCCATACCTACACCAATGCCGGGAAGTATAAAGTAAGATTGAAGGTGATAGGAGAAGCCGGCAACGAAGACATCTACGAACAGGAACTGGAGGTTAAAGGCCCTTATGGTACGATTAAGACGTCTTCCAATGGCGGTTGCCTGACGAAAGATATCGAATTCAAAGTATCGGCAATTGCAGCGTATCATTTTACGTGGGACTTTACAGATGGTATTGTGAGCGAAACAGGAGATTCTGTCATTAAGCATACCTTCAAAAATCCGGGCATTTATCAGCCACGGCTCATACTCTCCGATTCGGCTGGTTGTAAAGGAGCAGCCTTCCTGACTGATCCTATCGTGATAGATAAACTGGAAGTGGAAATGACGCCTTCTCCGAAATTTGTATGCGACGAAGGCTGGGTTTCTTTTGCACCGACATTCAACAGCTTCTCCATCGACTCCCTGAAAAAACAGGCGAAATACAAATGGACATATGAACCGGGCGTTCGTGCAGAAGACGATACTACCGCCAATGCCCGCTTCTATGTGAATAAGGCACAGGATTATAACTTTACGCTCACTACTACCACGGCTTATGGGTGTACGCAGTCGGTGACGGAAAAGGTGACCGTTTATCCTAAACCGGACGTGACCATCAGCGGTCCTGCGCAAGCCTGCCAGGATGCACCGGTAAGCTTCAGCGGAAATGTGACAAAGACACCTGATGTGATCTGGAACTGGACCTTTGGCAATGGTAACACCGCTACCGTACGGCAACCTGATGATCAGACCTTCAGTAAGACCGGCCCTGCAGATGTATACCTCATTGCCACCAGCAGCAGTGGCTGTACTGACACGGCATATCACACGATCAATATCATGCCTAAACCTGTAGCTAATGCTACTGCAGCATCCGAGGTGGTATGCCTCGGCGCCGGCACTACGCTGAACGCGACCGGTGGTGTTACTTATGAATGGTGGCCCGCTGAAAGCCTTAACAATCCGAAATCAGCATCCCCACTTGCAAGCCCCAGCGTCAACACCACCTACCAGGTAGCGGTGACAGACGCCAACGGCTGTAAGGATACCGGCGATGTAAGCATCAGCGTAGCATTGCCATTCAGGGTACTGGCAACGCCGGATACCGCCATATGCCAGGGACAAACAGTACCTTTACGGGCATCCGGCGCAGATCGTTATGTATGGAAGGGACAATTCCTGGATGATGCCAACAGTCCGAATCCTAATGTGACCATCGCAGCAGCAGGAACTTACACCTACGAAGTAACAGGTTACGACGATGAGGGTTGTTTCACGCACGACACCTCCCTGGTAATAACGGTCAATCCCGCTCCTACTATTGACGCCGGGCCTGACCGGACAGTAACAGCAGGAAGACCGATCACACTTCGTACACAGGCCAGCCCGGATGTGGTAAAATGGAACTGGAGCCCGGCGGAATACCTCAGTTGCACCACCTGCGCCGTACCGGAAGCTTTACCCAACCTGTCTACCACCTACAGAGTGGAAGTAGAGAACAGATTCGGCTGTAAGGCGACCGATGAAGTGGCCTTCAAGATAACCTGTAATGAGGGCGCTATATTCCTCCCGACTGCCTTCTCTCCCAACAGGGACGGCCAGAATGAATGGTTCTATCCTAAGGGACGCGGCGTAAAAGAGGTGGTATACATGCGGGTATACGACAGATGGGGCAGCCTGGTGTTTGAGCGGATGCATTTCCAGATCAATACCGCCAACGCAGGATGGGATGGTACCTGGAAGAATCAGGTAGCACCAATCGGCAGTTATGTATATGCGATTGAAACGCTTTGCGAGGAAGGTGGTAAATTCATGTTCACAGGTACTGTAACGATAGTAAGATAA
- a CDS encoding helix-turn-helix domain-containing protein — MKRFSTISEFLQFRQLPQPAHPLICVFKVESVERLRIEAPTSWLHDFYAIALKRVANARDAQLKYGQQQYDFNNGIMSFVAPGQVLSLSLDDHVKAIKQSGWMLLIHPDFLWNTSLAQTIRRYDFWDYTVHEALFLSEKEEATLVRILQDIQLEIDANTDKFTKNIIISHIETLLNYADRFYHRQFITREKANHQILGRLEQLLNDYFNSDELIGKGLPTVAYVAQSLNLSPKYLSSLLKVLTGQNTQQHIHGKVIEKAKEMLSTTDLSVSEIAYELGFEHIQSFSKLFKAKTNLSPVEFRQSFS; from the coding sequence ATGAAACGTTTCAGCACGATCAGTGAATTTCTGCAATTCAGACAGCTGCCTCAACCAGCACACCCATTGATCTGTGTGTTTAAAGTGGAATCTGTTGAACGTCTGCGCATAGAAGCGCCTACGAGCTGGCTGCATGATTTTTATGCCATTGCTTTAAAAAGAGTGGCCAATGCCCGGGATGCGCAGTTGAAGTACGGACAACAACAGTATGATTTCAATAACGGGATTATGTCTTTCGTAGCGCCGGGACAGGTCTTAAGCTTGTCGCTCGACGATCATGTTAAAGCGATCAAACAATCAGGATGGATGTTGCTCATCCATCCTGACTTTCTTTGGAATACCTCTTTAGCCCAGACCATCAGGCGATACGATTTCTGGGACTATACCGTACATGAAGCCCTCTTCCTGTCTGAAAAAGAAGAAGCTACGCTGGTACGTATACTGCAGGACATCCAGCTGGAAATAGATGCCAATACCGATAAGTTCACTAAGAACATCATCATCTCCCACATAGAGACTTTGCTCAATTATGCCGACCGGTTCTACCACCGCCAGTTTATTACCCGTGAAAAAGCCAATCATCAAATACTCGGACGCCTCGAGCAATTGCTGAATGATTATTTTAACAGCGATGAGCTGATCGGCAAAGGTTTACCGACTGTTGCTTATGTTGCACAATCCTTAAACCTGTCACCGAAGTATTTAAGTAGTCTGCTCAAAGTCCTGACCGGACAAAACACCCAACAGCATATTCACGGGAAAGTGATTGAAAAAGCGAAAGAAATGCTATCAACCACTGATCTGTCAGTCAGTGAAATTGCCTATGAACTGGGATTTGAACATATCCAGTCGTTCAGTAAGCTGTTCAAGGCTAAAACTAATTTGTCGCCAGTGGAGTTCCGGCAGTCGTTTAGTTGA
- a CDS encoding ester cyclase, with protein MSALSDIYLDYIARLNQQDWPNLHQFVHTDVEHNGRSLGLNGYIEMLKTDFSDIPDLHYNIEILVADAAYLASRLQFNCTPKGSFLGLPVNGKRVVFAENVFYKFQDNKIRQVWSVIDKAAIEAQLT; from the coding sequence ATGTCTGCACTCAGTGATATCTACCTGGATTATATTGCCCGCCTCAATCAGCAGGACTGGCCTAACCTTCATCAATTCGTGCACACAGATGTGGAGCATAATGGCAGGTCGCTAGGTTTAAACGGATATATTGAAATGCTGAAGACCGATTTTAGCGATATCCCTGATCTTCACTACAACATTGAGATATTAGTTGCCGATGCCGCATACCTGGCGAGCCGGCTGCAATTCAACTGTACCCCAAAGGGCAGTTTTCTCGGTCTTCCTGTAAACGGGAAAAGAGTTGTGTTTGCTGAAAATGTATTCTACAAATTTCAGGATAACAAGATCCGACAGGTCTGGTCGGTGATCGATAAGGCCGCCATAGAAGCCCAGCTTACCTGA
- a CDS encoding NADP-dependent oxidoreductase encodes MKAIRIHAFGGPEQMQLDEVPRPVPAADEILVKVYATSVNPADYIIRQGGNEILRPYLKLPLGLGLDAAGIVEETGSEVRDFKKGDRVYGVPNFPGDGSYAEYLTAKASQFVLMPRNISFIEAGSLPSCALTAWNGIVDLGKVQTGQRVLIHGAAGGVGSLAVQFAKAMGAYVIGTASPHNFDFLKEHGADEAIDYNKQSFDDLHGKIDVVFNASPVRDHAARLKSADVLKEGGIFVCTQLDSPFAEELTTALASKNARAAHVGVGLAYASNLSGTTQLIEAGKVKAVVSKIYPLQQAADAHRESETKHVRGKIVLKIRDEN; translated from the coding sequence ATGAAAGCTATCAGAATTCATGCATTTGGCGGACCTGAGCAAATGCAACTAGACGAGGTACCACGCCCTGTTCCTGCGGCCGACGAGATATTGGTAAAAGTATATGCAACAAGTGTCAACCCGGCGGATTACATCATTCGCCAGGGCGGGAATGAAATTCTAAGGCCCTACCTGAAGCTGCCGCTGGGCCTTGGCTTAGATGCAGCCGGTATTGTCGAAGAAACAGGCAGCGAGGTAAGAGATTTCAAAAAGGGTGATAGGGTGTATGGGGTACCGAATTTCCCCGGCGATGGCAGTTATGCCGAATACCTGACAGCAAAGGCCAGCCAGTTTGTATTGATGCCGCGGAATATCAGCTTTATAGAGGCCGGATCGCTGCCATCCTGTGCGCTGACTGCCTGGAATGGCATTGTGGATCTGGGTAAGGTGCAGACAGGTCAACGCGTGTTGATCCATGGTGCGGCAGGGGGCGTAGGCAGCCTGGCGGTACAGTTCGCGAAAGCAATGGGCGCCTATGTGATCGGCACGGCATCGCCACATAACTTTGATTTCTTAAAGGAACATGGCGCTGACGAAGCGATTGACTATAACAAGCAGTCGTTTGATGATTTACATGGCAAGATCGATGTCGTATTCAATGCCTCGCCAGTGAGAGATCATGCAGCCAGATTAAAGTCGGCCGATGTTTTAAAAGAAGGCGGTATTTTTGTATGCACACAACTCGACAGCCCGTTCGCGGAAGAGCTTACAACTGCACTTGCCAGCAAAAATGCCAGGGCAGCACATGTCGGAGTGGGGCTTGCTTATGCGTCTAACCTGAGTGGAACAACTCAGTTAATTGAAGCAGGCAAAGTAAAGGCGGTGGTCAGTAAAATTTACCCATTGCAGCAGGCAGCTGATGCACATCGTGAAAGTGAGACCAAACACGTCCGGGGGAAAATAGTACTGAAAATAAGGGACGAAAACTAA
- a CDS encoding MBL fold metallo-hydrolase: MRHPLFGKKPSGKRLELIKQSPHYKDGQFQNIHNTPQLSEGYSMGGVLYDFMFKKRLRLRPVDSLPSVKTNLLTLAPEQDALVWFGHSSYFIQAGGKRFLVDPVFSGSASPLPGGTKAFKGADIYTTDDFPAIDYLFISHDHYDHLDYKTMLALRDKVGKVICGLGVGEHLERWGYTPDRIIETDWWQDVDLGNGFVVHTAPTRHFSGRSFTRNNTLWQSYVLQTPAMKIYIGGDSGYDTHFAEIGNKFGPIDFAILENGQYDLAWKYIHMQPEEVLQAAKDLKAKRLLPVHSSKFTLGNHPWDEPLQRLRTIADIPLATPMIGQLVDLHNDQQVFEEWWKGVN, encoded by the coding sequence ATGAGACATCCACTATTCGGGAAAAAACCTTCGGGAAAGAGATTAGAATTGATCAAACAATCGCCACATTACAAAGACGGACAGTTCCAGAACATCCATAATACACCGCAACTTTCAGAAGGATATAGCATGGGCGGCGTTCTATATGATTTTATGTTCAAAAAACGGCTACGCCTGCGCCCGGTAGATTCACTGCCTTCGGTAAAGACAAATTTGCTGACCCTCGCGCCGGAGCAGGATGCACTGGTATGGTTTGGCCACTCCTCCTATTTTATACAGGCAGGCGGAAAGCGCTTCCTGGTAGATCCCGTGTTTTCCGGTAGCGCCTCGCCTTTACCAGGAGGCACTAAGGCTTTTAAAGGAGCTGATATTTATACCACTGACGATTTTCCGGCAATAGATTACCTGTTCATATCGCACGACCATTACGATCACCTGGATTATAAAACGATGCTCGCGTTAAGGGACAAGGTTGGTAAAGTCATCTGCGGACTGGGCGTGGGAGAGCACCTGGAAAGGTGGGGCTACACACCTGACCGGATCATAGAGACCGATTGGTGGCAGGATGTGGATCTCGGGAATGGATTTGTGGTACATACCGCTCCTACCCGTCACTTTTCCGGCAGAAGCTTTACCCGGAATAATACACTCTGGCAGTCTTATGTATTGCAAACACCGGCAATGAAGATCTATATAGGCGGCGATAGCGGTTATGATACTCACTTTGCGGAGATAGGCAACAAATTCGGCCCGATAGATTTCGCTATCCTTGAAAATGGCCAGTACGACCTTGCCTGGAAGTATATCCACATGCAGCCGGAAGAGGTGTTGCAGGCAGCAAAAGACCTGAAAGCAAAAAGACTGCTGCCCGTGCATTCTTCCAAGTTTACGCTGGGCAATCACCCCTGGGATGAGCCTTTACAAAGATTGCGGACCATTGCAGATATTCCGCTGGCTACACCTATGATAGGTCAGCTGGTAGATCTGCACAATGATCAGCAGGTATTTGAGGAATGGTGGAAGGGGGTGAACTAA